The DNA region GGACGAGCTGCGGCAGCGCCTGCGCTGAGCGGCCGCGGGTGGGCACCGCCGTGATCGCCGTGTCCCGGGGGCTGGCATGCTGGTCGGGTGACTTCTCCGTTCGACGCCCCCGTTCCCGACCCGACGCCCGAGGACCGCGACGCCCGGCCGCAGTACGTGCTGCCGCTGCTGGTCCGGCTTGAGCGGGCCGCGCCGCCCGGGAGGACCGACGCGCTGGAGACCTCGGCGCGTGCGGTCCTGACCCTGCTGAGCGACCGGCGGGTCACCGCGCCGGACGGCGAGTGGGCGGAGCTGGTCGAGGCCTGGGAGGACGCGCGGATCCGCAAGGTGGTCCGGCGGGCGCGGGGCGGCGAGTGGCGCCGGGCGGGCGAGCTGCCCGGGATCACGGTGGCCGGGCGGGAGGCGGAGGTGCGGGTGTTCCCGCCCGTCCCGCTCGACGGCTGGCCGAAGGAGCTCGCCAAGCTCCAGGTGTCCGGCACCGACCTGGAGGAGAGCGGACCGGTCGGCGCCCCGGAGCCGGGGGTGCCGGTGCTCTGGCTCAACCCGGAGCTGGAGATGAGCGCCGGCAAGACCATGGCCCAGACCGGCCACGCCGCACAGCTCGCCTGGTGGCGCCTGGACGATGCGCAGCGCAAGGAGTGGGCCGAGTCCGGGTTCGCGCTCGCCGTCCGTACGGCCGAGCCCGCTGGCTGGGGGGAGCTGGTGGCGAGCGGTCTGCCGCTGGTGCAGGACGCGGGCTTCACGGAGATCGCCCCGGGGAGCTGCACGGTGGTGGCGGACCACCCGGCGCTGCGCGGGTGAGCCGCCTGCGGGCGCCGGACCGGTGCCCGCCGCGCGACGCCTGACACCTGACGCCTGATCGGCACCGCTTGGCGGACAGAGGCCTTACGGACGGATGGCGGATCTCAGAATCCGTCATCCGTCCGACGTTCTCCCCCGCCCGCCGGCCGCCGGGCGGCCAGCCGCTCCGTGTGGCAGGCGAGCTCGGTCAGCTTCCACGTCCAGCCGGTCCCGTTCCGCGTGAGCCGGGTCCGGGTCGCGCCCGGGGGTGTGGCGACGGGTGCGGTGAGTCCGCTCTCCGTCATGCGGAGCCGGGTGTGGTCGCCCGGTTCCCGGGTCAGGGTGAACTCGACCAGGGTCTCGCCGCCCCCCGCCGGCTCCGTTTCGGCCGTCCTCCGGGACCAGCGGAAGGAGAACCGGCCCGGTCGTTCCACCGTCTCGATCCGGGCCGGCGGCCCGCCGTGCGCGTGCGCGCCGTGGCCGAGGGACATCCGCCCGCCCGGCCGGAGGTCGATCTCGGCGGGCCCGTCGGCGCCGAACCAGGCGCCCAGGAACTCCGCCTGGGTGAGGACCTCCCAGACCCGTTCGCGCGGTGCGGCGATGACGATCTCACGCTGGATGCTGCCGGTGACCATGCCGTGAACCTCCCCGATCCGTTGTCAGAGGGTTGCACGCCCGCGGCGTCATGTGCAACTCCAGGGTTGCACGTGGCTGGTGGGCGACGGTGCGGCAGGACGGAGTGGGTGCCGCGGCCGGCTCAGGCCTCGTACCGGCGGAGCGAGCGCAGACCCCCGTACGCGGCCGCCGCCGCCCAGCCGGCCGCGATCAGCAGGCCGGTCCAGTGCCCGTACGCGACCTGCGGGTCGTCGGCGTAGTGCAGCGCGTACTGGCCCGCGCGGTCCGGCAGGAACTGGACGGCGTGACGGACGACCGGCACGCCGGACAGCAGCGGGGAGAGCAGGAAGACGGTCGGCACCAGCAGGCCCATCGCCGCCGTCAGATTGCGCAGCACGGCGGTCAGGCCGAGGCAGAACACCACCAGCAGTGCCGGGTAGAGCACCCCGGCGGTGGCACTGCGGACGAGCCCGGGGCCCCTCCAGGCGGCACCGGGCGCGAACGCGGCGTAGGCGGCGACGGAGCCGCCGGCCCCGAGCAGGCCGACCCCCAGGCCGACGGCGGCGCCGAGGGCGAGTTTCGCGGCGTAGAGGCGGCCGCGGTGCGGGACGGCGGTGAGCGAGACGCCGATCATGCGGGTGCCGAACTCCTGCCCGATCAGCAGGACGCCGAAGCAGACCAGCGCGGCCTGGCCGAAGTTGAGGCCGTAGTGGATGCCGACGCCCGGGTCCTCGGTGAGGTCGGCGTCCTTCCCGCCGAGCGCGGCGGAGACGGCGGCTCCGAGGCCGACGGTGAGCAGCAGCGCGACGAGCGGGGTGACCCAGAGCGAGCGGAGGGTGGTGAGCTTGATCCGCTCGGCGCGGAGCACGGCGGACCACGGGGCGGTGTTCGACGGGGAGGCGTTCGAGGTGGCGGTGGCGGCGAGGGCGTTCATGCCGCCACCGCCCGGTACTCGACGCTGTCGGCGGTCATCCGCATGAAGGCCTCCTCCAATGAGTCCTGCCGGACTGCGATCTCGTACAGCACCACGCCGTTGGCGGCGGCGAACGCGGCGATCCGCTCGGGCGCCACACCCCTGACCTCCCAGGCGCCGCCGTCCACCGGCTCGGCGCCGACCTCCGGGCCCGAATCCGCGGTGCCGGTCCTGTCGCCGGCCGCTTCGCCGGTGAGGCGGGTGCCGAGACCGGGGGCCCGCAGCAGGGCGTCCAGCCTGGCCGGGTCGACCGCCCGCACCCGGACCCGGGTGCGGCCGTGGCGGTCGATGAACGCGGAGGCGGCGGAGTCCGCCAGCAGCCGGCCCCGGCCGATCACCACCAGGTGGTCGGCGGTCAGCGCCATCTCGGTCATCAGGTGCGAGGAGACCAGCACCGCGCGGCCCTCGGCGGCCAGCTCCCGCAGCAGCGTGCGGATCCACCGGATGCCCTCCGGGTCGAGGCCGTTCACCGGCTCGTCGAGCATCAGCACCGGCGGGTCGCCCAGCAGGGCGGCCGCCACACCGAGGCGCTGGCGCATGCCGAGCGAGAACCCGCGGATCCGCCGGCCCGCCGCGTCGGCGAGGCCCACCTGGGAGAGCACCTCGTCGACCCGGCGGTCCGGCAGGCCGCTCGCGGCGGCCAGCCAGTGCAGATGGCCGTGCGCCGTGCGACCCCCGTGCAGGGCCTGGGCGTCGAGCAGCGCGCCGACCCGCCGCAGCGGGTCGTCCAGCTCGGCGTACGGGCGGCCGTCGACCAGGGCACGGCCGGCGGTCGGCCGGGCCAGGCCGAGGATCAGCCGCATGGTGGTGCTCTTGCCGGCGCCGTTGGGCCCGAGGAACCCGGTCACCACCCCGGGCCGCACCTCGAAGTCGAGGCCGTCCACCACCCGCGCCCCGCCGTACTCCTTGGTGAGGCCCTCCACCTTGATCACGGCCGTCCTCCCTCTCTCCGTCGCTCTCCTCGGGCTCCCGGCGGTCCGCTCCCGGCGGCCGCCTCCCCGACGGCTTCCATGGGACCGCGGCGGACCCCCGCGGCGGATCCCGCCGGGGAGGGGATCCGGCTCCCTCCCGGGAGGGAGGCCGACCGCGGCGCCGACCTGGCAGGATGGCGCGATGCGCCGAATACTCGCGCCCCTGTCGAGCGCCGTCACCTATGCGCGCTGGCTGCACCTGGTGATCGGTGTCGTCTTCTCCGGCGTCGTCCTGATGGTCTATCCGGGCGTCTCCGGGGGGAGCCTGACCGAGATCCTGGTGCGCGCCGTCCCGGTGGACGCGGCGCTGCTCGTCCTGGCCGCCCTGGTGCCCGCGATGCGCCGGGCGGAGGGCGTGCAGGCGCGACTGCTGCTCGTCCCCGACCAGGAGCAGGACATCGCCACCGAACCCGCCCGGACCTGGGCCGACCGGCGGCGGACCGCGCTCTGGCTGGTCGGCCGGACCGTCCTCGGGACGGCCGTCGGCGTCCTCTCGATCCTGGTGCCGGTCGCCGCGGTCGACCTGCTCACCAGTGCGGCACCGGACCTGCACGGCGTCCGGCTCCCCGCCGTGGACGGGCCGTCCTGGTACCCGGCGCTGGCGCCGGTGCTGCTGTTCGGCCTCGGGTGGGTGATCGTCTGGGCCGGCCGGATCCAGCTCGCCATGGCGACGAGGCTGCTGGGCCCCTCCCCGGCCGAGCGGCTGGCCGCCGCCGAGCTGCGGGCCGAACGGCTGCTGGAGCGCAACCTGTTGGCCCGCGAGCTGCACGACTCCATAGGCCACGCCCTGACGGTGACGGTCCTCCAGGCGGGGGCGGCGCGGGCGGTCGCCGATCCGGCGTTCGTCGCCAAGGCGCTC from Kitasatospora sp. NBC_00458 includes:
- a CDS encoding ABC transporter ATP-binding protein, with amino-acid sequence MIKVEGLTKEYGGARVVDGLDFEVRPGVVTGFLGPNGAGKSTTMRLILGLARPTAGRALVDGRPYAELDDPLRRVGALLDAQALHGGRTAHGHLHWLAAASGLPDRRVDEVLSQVGLADAAGRRIRGFSLGMRQRLGVAAALLGDPPVLMLDEPVNGLDPEGIRWIRTLLRELAAEGRAVLVSSHLMTEMALTADHLVVIGRGRLLADSAASAFIDRHGRTRVRVRAVDPARLDALLRAPGLGTRLTGEAAGDRTGTADSGPEVGAEPVDGGAWEVRGVAPERIAAFAAANGVVLYEIAVRQDSLEEAFMRMTADSVEYRAVAA
- a CDS encoding aminoacyl-tRNA hydrolase is translated as MTSPFDAPVPDPTPEDRDARPQYVLPLLVRLERAAPPGRTDALETSARAVLTLLSDRRVTAPDGEWAELVEAWEDARIRKVVRRARGGEWRRAGELPGITVAGREAEVRVFPPVPLDGWPKELAKLQVSGTDLEESGPVGAPEPGVPVLWLNPELEMSAGKTMAQTGHAAQLAWWRLDDAQRKEWAESGFALAVRTAEPAGWGELVASGLPLVQDAGFTEIAPGSCTVVADHPALRG
- a CDS encoding SRPBCC domain-containing protein translates to MVTGSIQREIVIAAPRERVWEVLTQAEFLGAWFGADGPAEIDLRPGGRMSLGHGAHAHGGPPARIETVERPGRFSFRWSRRTAETEPAGGGETLVEFTLTREPGDHTRLRMTESGLTAPVATPPGATRTRLTRNGTGWTWKLTELACHTERLAARRPAGGGERRTDDGF
- a CDS encoding ABC transporter permease, which gives rise to MNALAATATSNASPSNTAPWSAVLRAERIKLTTLRSLWVTPLVALLLTVGLGAAVSAALGGKDADLTEDPGVGIHYGLNFGQAALVCFGVLLIGQEFGTRMIGVSLTAVPHRGRLYAAKLALGAAVGLGVGLLGAGGSVAAYAAFAPGAAWRGPGLVRSATAGVLYPALLVVFCLGLTAVLRNLTAAMGLLVPTVFLLSPLLSGVPVVRHAVQFLPDRAGQYALHYADDPQVAYGHWTGLLIAAGWAAAAAYGGLRSLRRYEA
- a CDS encoding sensor histidine kinase gives rise to the protein MRRILAPLSSAVTYARWLHLVIGVVFSGVVLMVYPGVSGGSLTEILVRAVPVDAALLVLAALVPAMRRAEGVQARLLLVPDQEQDIATEPARTWADRRRTALWLVGRTVLGTAVGVLSILVPVAAVDLLTSAAPDLHGVRLPAVDGPSWYPALAPVLLFGLGWVIVWAGRIQLAMATRLLGPSPAERLAAAELRAERLLERNLLARELHDSIGHALTVTVLQAGAARAVADPAFVAKALEVIEETGRQAMDDLERTLALLRDTREGGAEESAAAGGAGGVGYAGGAAGSAGGAGGAGGAGGAAGGGRGDARERPGIEQLPALFDTARAAGSPVEAWIDAPAAKLPGVLSREGYRIVQEGITNALKYAPGAPVSVRIAVRDGRLELRCANALRTAGGAAAAPSPRRGGKGLRGIGERAVLLGGEASAGPESGEWVLAVRVPLRLGA